The Coffea eugenioides isolate CCC68of chromosome 8, Ceug_1.0, whole genome shotgun sequence genome has a segment encoding these proteins:
- the LOC113780943 gene encoding uncharacterized protein LOC113780943 gives MMNSTFLNSPCNAGPIKFDCVGISFTPAGLADCSFSCLRPSSSVRLRRRSYKIRASDAEYETAVVAGNMPEASQDERGIMCEPCGGRGWLVCDFCKGQKTNVKAENRRIYRRCPSCRAVGYILCSKCKVFKCVTFPDASDGVDLVL, from the exons ATGATGAATTCAACATTTTTGAATTCGCCTTGCAATGCTGGACCGATCAAGTTTGACTGTGTCGGTATCTCATTCACTCCAGCTGGCTTAGCGGACTGCAGTTTCTCCTGTTTAAGGCCATCTTCATCAGTTAGACTAAGACGTCGAAGCTATAAAATCAGAGCAAGTGATGCAGAATATGAAACTGCTGTTGTGGCAGGAAACATGCCCGAGGCATCCCAG GATGAGAGGGGAATTATGTGTGAACCTTGCGGGGGCAGAGGATGGTTAGTTTGTGATTTCTGTAAAGGACAGAAGACTAATGTCAAAGCGGAAAATAGGAGGATATATCGGCGATGTCCATCTTGTAGAGCT GTTGGATACATCCTCTGTTCGAAATGCAAAGTTTTCAAGTGTGTCACATTTCCAGATGCTAGTGATGGTGTGGATCTAGTTCTGTGA